The following proteins are encoded in a genomic region of Sulfurospirillum arsenophilum NBRC 109478:
- a CDS encoding sensor histidine kinase translates to MKKLFDYLLALSVQVKLATLIFWVVFAISSVSIIINIDIHKNHTNQIIDELIKTNINSNKAFVSEFILTHNQWELYKFLKTLSSSSMIESSGFIDTHNVIVAHTDTEHYRLGDTFKEFDTYNVVPFEQDGVTFGSFVLKVKNQTLFSMLQDTFLAQFVLLVMVALLSLIIANIFMGRLLGRLHLLSNNAQAIIEKRWDDITIYQGKENDEITRIIEKTTQLMHELRDSIEKEEKNARISHSLIILGEIGSSFAHEVKNLLQPLKLLLSPAQLPDKEDMPIIHGALARIDHQVVDFLALAKPADFKYEKPLHVKPFVEESIALLRSSLSTKHLGIQSIIEEDLSVKMGANAIEIILINLLNNAIDAAFQLSTIEITWKRAEQAGFSVLCVKNSGETMDEKTKTNLFKPFFTTKKEGSGLGLFSIYKIVYLSNGYIEFESEEEQTKFCLYIPSQEQV, encoded by the coding sequence ATGAAAAAGCTTTTTGACTATCTTTTAGCGCTCTCTGTTCAAGTCAAACTTGCCACACTTATTTTTTGGGTTGTTTTTGCGATCTCTTCGGTTTCGATTATCATCAACATAGATATTCATAAAAACCATACCAATCAGATTATTGATGAGCTTATTAAAACCAATATTAACTCCAACAAAGCCTTTGTCAGCGAGTTTATCCTTACCCATAACCAATGGGAGCTTTACAAATTTCTCAAAACACTGAGTTCCAGTAGTATGATTGAAAGCTCAGGATTTATTGACACGCATAACGTCATTGTGGCACATACCGATACGGAACATTATCGTCTTGGTGATACGTTTAAAGAGTTTGACACCTACAATGTTGTCCCTTTTGAACAAGATGGGGTGACTTTTGGCTCTTTTGTGCTTAAGGTTAAAAATCAGACACTCTTTAGTATGCTACAAGACACTTTTTTGGCGCAATTTGTGCTTCTTGTTATGGTGGCGTTGCTCTCACTCATTATTGCTAATATTTTTATGGGAAGACTGCTTGGAAGGCTTCATTTACTCTCAAACAATGCACAGGCAATCATCGAGAAGCGTTGGGATGACATTACGATTTATCAAGGCAAAGAGAATGATGAAATCACGCGTATTATTGAAAAAACAACGCAATTAATGCATGAACTACGAGACTCTATCGAAAAAGAGGAGAAGAATGCTCGCATTTCGCACTCCCTCATTATCTTGGGAGAAATTGGCTCTTCGTTTGCGCATGAAGTTAAAAATCTACTGCAACCTTTAAAGTTGTTGCTTTCTCCTGCCCAACTGCCCGATAAAGAAGATATGCCCATCATCCATGGAGCATTAGCGCGCATTGATCATCAGGTGGTGGACTTTTTGGCCCTTGCAAAACCCGCTGATTTTAAGTACGAAAAACCTTTACATGTAAAGCCATTTGTTGAAGAGTCTATCGCGTTATTGCGCTCTTCTTTAAGTACGAAACATTTAGGAATTCAAAGCATCATTGAAGAGGATTTGAGCGTTAAAATGGGGGCGAATGCCATTGAAATTATTTTGATCAATTTACTCAATAACGCCATCGATGCAGCGTTTCAACTGAGTACGATTGAGATCACATGGAAAAGGGCAGAGCAAGCAGGATTTTCGGTGTTATGTGTGAAAAACAGTGGTGAAACGATGGATGAAAAAACCAAAACCAATCTGTTTAAACCCTTTTTTACCACAAAAAAAGAGGGTTCGGGTTTGGGGCTTTTTAGCATCTATAAAATTGTCTATCTCTCCAACGGCTACATCGAGTTTGAAAGCGAAGAAGAGCAGACAAAGTTTTGTCTCTATATCCCCAGTCAGGAACAAGTATGA
- the phnD gene encoding phosphate/phosphite/phosphonate ABC transporter substrate-binding protein, with protein sequence MKNDQILTSCLQKFTMLFLLLLLPFSLNAKEKIVLGLTGTVLKDDLKNFMDWEKYLEHKITDLDVQIRFSKTYAEMNQLIKEHKVDVAYVCNSSYTKLDKEGTGKILAIPIFDGSDQYYSYIIAKKSTPVDSLADFKGKIFAFTDPESNSGATAPSYHMLSHGMDPKTFFKSYIYTYEHGESIKAVIDGFVDGASVDSIVYTRFAQKHPEKIEQLKVVQVLGPYTNSPIVARSALPKKRFEALQNAFIAMHQDTYGKSILEKLSLDRFDLPSGQDFSNVAKMLEVIEQRQ encoded by the coding sequence ATGAAAAACGATCAAATTTTGACCAGTTGTCTTCAAAAATTTACCATGCTTTTTTTACTGTTACTATTACCTTTTTCGCTCAATGCGAAAGAAAAAATTGTCCTTGGTCTTACAGGAACAGTCCTTAAAGATGATCTCAAAAATTTTATGGATTGGGAGAAATATTTGGAGCATAAAATCACTGATCTTGATGTGCAAATACGCTTTTCAAAAACCTATGCGGAGATGAATCAGCTCATTAAAGAGCATAAAGTCGATGTTGCCTATGTCTGTAACTCCAGTTATACCAAACTCGATAAAGAAGGAACAGGCAAAATCTTAGCCATTCCTATTTTTGATGGAAGCGATCAATACTATTCGTACATCATTGCAAAAAAAAGCACCCCTGTTGACTCACTTGCAGATTTCAAAGGAAAAATTTTTGCCTTTACTGATCCTGAGAGCAATTCAGGAGCTACGGCTCCCAGTTACCATATGTTAAGCCATGGAATGGATCCTAAAACCTTTTTTAAGTCCTACATTTATACCTATGAACATGGCGAGTCCATCAAAGCGGTCATTGATGGATTTGTAGATGGTGCAAGTGTGGATAGCATCGTTTATACCCGTTTTGCGCAAAAACATCCCGAAAAAATTGAGCAGTTAAAAGTGGTGCAAGTTTTAGGACCTTATACCAACTCACCTATTGTGGCGCGAAGCGCATTGCCTAAAAAGAGGTTTGAAGCGCTGCAAAATGCTTTTATTGCGATGCATCAAGATACATATGGTAAAAGCATTTTGGAAAAGCTTTCTTTGGATCGCTTTGATCTCCCCTCGGGTCAAGATTTTTCCAATGTGGCAAAAATGCTTGAGGTCATTGAACAGAGACAATGA
- the nrfD gene encoding NrfD/PsrC family molybdoenzyme membrane anchor subunit, with the protein MNLLWDVRVSLDLFLGGLGVGAFLVGVVLYYVDAKAYEGFVKKSFMVAPLLVIAGLLLLLTELGRPLNVIKTIYAINPTSFMSIGIFLQSAFVAVALLIAFKVLTSGVSALSSKIVYAGAVLAGLVGLYHGFLLSGIAKEPWNNAIPVIFFVSSILSGASLMVLFNLESLENLVARFKLPLIINMVLTLELAAVFAWVYNLALTTASSKHAYDVLISSFSMEFWVLSILMGLIAPLAIFTLVILNKLSLRTVAIPTFSIIVMGSFFLKNLVVYLGQAV; encoded by the coding sequence ATGAATTTATTGTGGGATGTGCGGGTCTCATTAGATCTGTTCTTGGGTGGTTTAGGTGTAGGTGCCTTCCTTGTAGGTGTGGTTCTTTACTATGTGGATGCTAAAGCATATGAAGGTTTTGTTAAAAAATCCTTTATGGTAGCACCGCTTTTGGTGATAGCAGGATTGCTTTTGCTTCTGACAGAACTTGGACGTCCATTGAACGTTATTAAAACGATCTATGCGATCAATCCAACATCGTTTATGTCTATCGGTATCTTTTTACAAAGTGCGTTTGTGGCAGTTGCGCTTCTTATCGCCTTTAAAGTATTGACAAGCGGTGTTTCAGCCCTTAGTTCAAAAATCGTTTACGCAGGTGCCGTTCTTGCAGGTCTCGTTGGTTTGTATCATGGATTCTTGCTCTCAGGCATCGCAAAAGAGCCTTGGAACAACGCTATCCCTGTGATTTTCTTTGTCTCTTCCATTCTTTCAGGGGCATCGTTAATGGTACTTTTCAATTTGGAAAGTTTAGAAAACCTTGTAGCACGCTTTAAACTTCCTCTGATCATCAATATGGTTTTAACCCTTGAGTTAGCCGCAGTTTTTGCATGGGTTTACAATTTGGCGCTAACAACAGCATCTTCGAAACATGCCTATGATGTTCTCATCAGTAGCTTTAGCATGGAGTTTTGGGTACTGAGTATCTTAATGGGGTTAATTGCACCTTTAGCCATTTTTACCTTGGTCATTTTAAACAAATTATCCCTCAGAACAGTTGCTATTCCAACCTTTTCAATTATCGTTATGGGAAGTTTTTTCCTTAAAAACTTAGTTGTTTATCTTGGTCAAGCAGTATAA